In a single window of the Eshraghiella crossota genome:
- a CDS encoding transglycosylase domain-containing protein, whose translation MAKDKTKKKNKTLKKIILAVVITLLGTLLIVAGVFLGKILKLRSDAKKIMSNVSLDSFRQTETSIIYDKNGKEISALSGIKELYYLESDEIPDVLKKMFVQIEDKDFYNHSGIDMSAIIRAALANVTHASIKQGASTITQQLAKNMFLDQSITWNRKITEMFIAMELEKRFSKDQILEFYINNIYFANGYYGIEAASEGYFGKPVSELNVSQLAFLAGIPRRPNAYDPFTNYDAAVERRNSVLKQLYAAGLITSLEYYEAIEYDIVINSKKTDRYNYIETYVFYCATRALMEQDGFVFRTEFTDKDDEDAYKEMYDSTYAEHQKSLFTGGYRIYTAIDMEKQELLQNILNQELKFSEDTGDNGIYDLQGAAVCIDNETGLVTAIVGGRTQEYDGYMFNRAYQAYRQPGSAIKPVLVYAPYLIAGHMPDEIIDDSYMPGGPKNVDDTYRGLITLTEALGYSTNVPAWKIMESLTPETAIQYLHAMNYAKINDDEHNMAISVGGFTYGVSPVELAAGYATLENNGTYRNPTCVSKITNSKGENIVNNPGEGYSVYTKDASIMVTKMMEWGVNHGILQKAKLENAIVAAKSGTTNDYKDGWLAGYSKYYTTVVWVGCDQPKSVLGLGGGTFPLNIWKKYMEIIHEGLPLEEFPDYQDNAVDNNSGDIHDEKETETHPGWHGGGTPNISDGDTPHGVDVSGRGDKDVDVSGMGDKDYD comes from the coding sequence ATGGCGAAAGACAAGACAAAGAAAAAAAATAAGACACTTAAAAAGATTATATTGGCAGTCGTTATAACGCTTTTAGGCACGCTTCTCATTGTTGCAGGTGTATTTCTTGGCAAAATATTAAAACTGCGGTCAGATGCAAAAAAGATAATGTCAAACGTGTCTTTAGATTCGTTCAGACAGACTGAAACGAGTATTATCTATGATAAAAACGGCAAAGAAATATCTGCTTTAAGTGGAATTAAAGAATTATATTATCTTGAATCCGATGAGATTCCGGACGTTTTAAAGAAGATGTTTGTCCAGATAGAAGATAAGGATTTTTACAATCATTCGGGAATTGATATGTCCGCAATTATCAGGGCGGCGCTTGCCAATGTAACACACGCTTCAATTAAACAGGGGGCAAGTACAATTACACAGCAGCTTGCGAAAAATATGTTTCTTGACCAGAGTATTACATGGAACCGTAAGATAACTGAAATGTTTATAGCAATGGAGCTTGAAAAGAGATTTTCAAAGGATCAGATTCTTGAATTTTATATCAATAATATATATTTTGCTAACGGATATTATGGAATCGAGGCAGCATCAGAGGGATATTTCGGAAAGCCGGTAAGTGAACTTAATGTGTCACAGCTTGCTTTTCTTGCGGGTATTCCAAGAAGACCAAATGCCTATGACCCATTTACCAATTATGACGCAGCCGTGGAGAGAAGAAATTCCGTTCTGAAACAGCTGTATGCGGCAGGCCTTATAACCAGTCTTGAGTATTATGAAGCAATAGAATATGACATTGTGATTAACAGCAAAAAAACAGACAGATATAATTACATAGAAACCTATGTATTTTACTGTGCAACGAGAGCGTTAATGGAGCAGGACGGTTTTGTATTCAGGACAGAGTTTACGGATAAAGATGATGAGGATGCTTATAAGGAGATGTATGATTCAACATATGCCGAGCATCAGAAATCTTTGTTCACAGGCGGATACAGAATATATACAGCCATTGACATGGAGAAACAGGAACTGCTTCAGAACATTCTTAATCAGGAACTTAAGTTTTCGGAAGACACAGGTGATAACGGAATATACGATTTACAGGGTGCGGCCGTATGCATAGATAATGAGACAGGATTGGTTACGGCTATTGTCGGAGGCAGAACGCAGGAATATGACGGTTATATGTTTAACAGGGCGTATCAGGCATACAGACAGCCGGGAAGTGCAATTAAACCTGTTCTGGTGTACGCACCGTACCTTATAGCAGGGCATATGCCGGATGAAATTATAGATGATTCTTATATGCCGGGTGGACCAAAAAATGTAGATGATACATACAGAGGACTTATCACACTTACGGAAGCACTCGGTTATTCCACAAATGTTCCTGCCTGGAAAATAATGGAGAGCCTGACCCCTGAGACTGCAATACAATATCTCCACGCCATGAATTATGCCAAAATAAATGATGATGAGCATAATATGGCGATAAGCGTAGGTGGTTTTACTTACGGAGTATCGCCTGTGGAACTGGCAGCAGGATATGCGACCCTTGAAAATAATGGAACCTACAGAAATCCTACATGTGTATCAAAAATTACCAATTCAAAAGGAGAAAATATAGTAAATAATCCGGGCGAAGGTTACAGTGTATACACAAAAGATGCCTCGATTATGGTAACAAAAATGATGGAATGGGGTGTAAATCATGGAATACTCCAAAAGGCAAAGCTTGAAAATGCGATAGTAGCCGCAAAATCAGGAACTACCAATGATTATAAAGACGGATGGTTAGCAGGTTATTCAAAATACTATACAACTGTTGTATGGGTTGGCTGCGACCAGCCTAAATCTGTGCTTGGACTTGGAGGAGGAACTTTCCCTCTTAATATATGGAAAAAATATATGGAAATAATACATGAAGGACTTCCACTAGAAGAATTTCCGGATTATCAGGACAATGCCGTTGATAATAATAGTGGAGATATCCACGACGAAAAAGAAACTGAGACGCATCCGGGATGGCATGGCGGCGGAACACCTAATATAAGTGACGGAGATACACCTCACGGAGTAGACGTTAGCGGCAGAGGCGACAAGGATGTTGATGTAAGTGGAATGGGTGACAAAGACTATGATTAA
- a CDS encoding YwmB family TATA-box binding protein, with translation MKKAGIIAGMVIWSLVAVRYICEANEKKSDIFTAFATSNCNYVTGKVIGEGEYSIYGNITDKEYAVKNIMYALGIMNDYNMVSCEEEVYCEKISDNGYVKVQLANRDGNNFLRIMVDLKQNTECLYDYEELVRNIFAAEGIKGNVSIYLEGRIRGALNYEERSYLADRMIKKLDGKIVTESRDNDIFTIYAYTSNIEGYIKSVGRKINVNVTSSYDEAANETVIYLATPINNLDY, from the coding sequence ATGAAAAAAGCCGGAATAATTGCAGGCATGGTTATATGGAGTCTGGTGGCAGTCAGATATATTTGTGAAGCGAATGAGAAAAAAAGCGATATATTTACGGCATTTGCAACATCAAATTGCAATTATGTGACGGGAAAAGTCATAGGAGAGGGCGAATACAGCATATATGGAAATATAACGGACAAGGAATATGCCGTTAAAAATATAATGTATGCCTTAGGAATTATGAACGATTACAATATGGTATCGTGTGAAGAGGAAGTATACTGTGAAAAAATATCGGATAACGGATATGTAAAAGTACAGCTTGCCAATAGGGATGGTAATAATTTTTTGAGGATAATGGTGGATTTAAAACAAAATACAGAATGTTTATATGATTATGAAGAGCTGGTCAGAAATATTTTTGCGGCAGAGGGTATTAAAGGAAATGTGAGCATATATCTTGAGGGAAGAATAAGGGGCGCCCTTAACTATGAAGAAAGAAGTTATCTGGCTGACAGGATGATAAAGAAACTTGACGGTAAAATTGTAACAGAAAGCAGGGATAATGATATTTTTACAATATATGCATATACATCCAATATTGAAGGTTATATAAAATCAGTGGGTAGAAAAATCAATGTGAATGTCACGTCTTCGTATGACGAAGCAGCCAATGAAACAGTTATATATCTTGCAACACCGATTAACAACCTTGATTACTAG
- the atpC gene encoding ATP synthase F1 subunit epsilon, whose product MADKTMKLEIMCPDRNFYTGEVTMAEFNTTEGYIGVYPEHIPLAVILSPGVLVIHEPGGEKKAALHSGFAKIMKDKISIFAEIAEWPDEIDENRAREAKIRAERRISGDKSGIDLQRAEIALKKSLIRISLKN is encoded by the coding sequence ATGGCAGATAAAACAATGAAACTGGAGATTATGTGTCCGGACCGGAATTTTTATACCGGTGAAGTAACAATGGCCGAATTTAATACAACAGAAGGTTATATCGGTGTATATCCGGAACATATACCCCTTGCTGTAATTCTTTCCCCGGGAGTTCTTGTTATACATGAACCGGGTGGCGAAAAGAAGGCGGCATTACATTCCGGATTTGCAAAAATAATGAAAGATAAGATTTCTATTTTTGCGGAAATTGCCGAATGGCCTGATGAGATAGATGAGAACCGTGCCAGGGAAGCTAAGATAAGAGCTGAAAGAAGAATTTCCGGGGATAAGTCCGGAATAGACCTTCAGAGAGCAGAAATAGCTTTGAAGAAATCATTGATACGAATTTCATTAAAAAATTAA
- the atpD gene encoding F0F1 ATP synthase subunit beta yields the protein MADKNIGKITQIIGAVLDIKFANGGLPEINTAINVYRKNGEKLVVEVAQHLGDDTVRCIAMGTTDGLVRGMEAESTGAPISVPVGEKTLGRIFNVLGEAIDNKPAPEVEQYLPIHRKAPSFEEQSTSTEILETGIKVVDLLCPYQKGGKIGLFGGAGVGKTVLIQELIRNIATEHGGYSVFTGVGERTREGNDLYHEMQESGVINKTTMVFGQMNEPPGARMRVGLTGLTMAEYFRDQGGKDVLLFIDNIFRFTQAGSEVSALLGRMPSAVGYQPTLQTEMGALQERITSTKNGSITSVQAVYVPADDLTDPAPATTFAHLDATTVLDRSIVELGIYPAVDPLGSSSRILDPRIVGEEHYKVARGVQEILQKYKELQDIIAILGMDELSEDDKLVVARARKVQRFLSQPFFVATQFTGLEGRYVPVSETIQGFKEILEGKYDDIPESYFLNCGSIDDVLAKVK from the coding sequence ATGGCTGATAAAAATATTGGTAAAATCACCCAGATTATCGGTGCCGTACTTGATATCAAGTTCGCAAATGGCGGTCTCCCGGAAATTAATACGGCTATTAACGTATATCGCAAGAATGGTGAAAAACTTGTTGTTGAAGTTGCACAGCATCTTGGAGACGATACGGTACGTTGTATTGCTATGGGAACCACAGACGGACTTGTAAGAGGTATGGAAGCCGAGTCAACAGGTGCACCTATTTCTGTACCGGTTGGCGAAAAGACTCTTGGACGTATTTTTAACGTACTTGGAGAAGCAATCGACAATAAGCCGGCTCCGGAAGTTGAACAGTATCTTCCAATTCACAGAAAAGCTCCTTCATTTGAAGAACAATCTACATCAACTGAAATCCTTGAAACAGGTATTAAAGTAGTTGACTTACTTTGCCCATATCAGAAGGGTGGTAAGATTGGTCTCTTCGGAGGTGCCGGAGTTGGTAAGACAGTGTTAATTCAGGAACTTATCAGAAACATAGCAACAGAACACGGCGGATATTCTGTATTTACCGGTGTTGGTGAACGTACAAGAGAAGGAAATGACCTTTATCACGAGATGCAGGAGTCTGGCGTTATCAACAAAACCACAATGGTTTTCGGTCAGATGAACGAACCACCTGGAGCAAGAATGAGAGTCGGACTTACAGGCCTTACAATGGCTGAGTATTTCAGAGACCAGGGTGGAAAGGATGTCCTTCTTTTCATTGATAATATTTTCAGATTTACACAGGCAGGTTCAGAGGTATCGGCACTTCTCGGACGTATGCCTTCGGCAGTAGGTTACCAGCCTACACTTCAGACTGAAATGGGTGCTCTCCAGGAGCGTATTACTTCAACAAAGAACGGATCAATTACATCTGTACAGGCTGTATATGTACCTGCGGATGACTTGACGGACCCTGCACCGGCAACAACTTTTGCCCATCTGGATGCAACAACCGTACTTGACCGTTCAATTGTGGAACTTGGTATATATCCTGCGGTTGATCCGCTTGGTTCATCATCAAGAATTCTTGACCCACGTATCGTAGGTGAGGAACATTATAAGGTAGCCAGAGGAGTTCAGGAGATTCTTCAGAAATATAAAGAACTTCAGGATATTATCGCAATTCTTGGTATGGATGAACTTTCAGAAGACGATAAGCTTGTAGTAGCAAGAGCAAGAAAGGTCCAGAGATTCCTTTCACAGCCTTTCTTCGTAGCAACACAGTTTACGGGACTTGAAGGCAGATATGTACCTGTAAGCGAGACAATTCAGGGATTTAAAGAAATTCTTGAAGGAAAGTATGACGATATTCCTGAAAGCTACTTCCTTAATTGCGGAAGTATTGATGACGTACTTGCAAAAGTTAAGTAG
- the atpG gene encoding ATP synthase F1 subunit gamma — MASMKDIKRRKESIQSTGQITKAMKLVATVKLQKARGRAESAKPYFDAMYETVSTMLARTGDINHRYLKAGDTNKKAIIVITANRGLAGGYNSGITKLVANYGIPKEDMVIYAVGTKGRDFFIRRNYEIAEDYSEVINEPMYSDAMEIGSRVLKDFEEGRVGEIYLAYTSFKNTVVHTPEMIKLLPMNSSEHKEAKDADDLMTYEPCEEEALDIIIPKYINSLIYGALTESVASENGARMTAMDNATSNAEEMISDLALKYNRARQSSITQELTEIIAGANAIS, encoded by the coding sequence ATGGCTTCAATGAAAGATATAAAGCGTCGTAAAGAAAGTATTCAGAGTACAGGACAGATAACTAAAGCCATGAAACTGGTAGCAACTGTCAAACTCCAGAAAGCCAGAGGAAGGGCAGAAAGTGCCAAGCCTTATTTCGACGCAATGTATGAAACGGTGTCAACAATGCTTGCCAGAACGGGGGATATCAACCACCGTTATCTCAAAGCAGGTGACACAAATAAAAAAGCAATAATCGTTATAACTGCCAACAGAGGTCTTGCCGGAGGATATAACAGCGGCATAACCAAACTTGTAGCTAATTACGGAATACCTAAAGAAGACATGGTAATTTATGCGGTTGGTACAAAGGGACGCGATTTCTTTATAAGAAGAAATTATGAAATTGCTGAGGATTATTCCGAGGTAATTAATGAGCCTATGTATTCGGATGCCATGGAAATCGGAAGCAGAGTCTTAAAGGATTTTGAGGAAGGCAGAGTAGGAGAGATATATCTTGCATATACAAGCTTTAAGAATACTGTGGTTCATACACCGGAAATGATTAAATTACTTCCTATGAACAGCAGTGAGCACAAAGAAGCAAAGGACGCAGATGATCTTATGACCTATGAGCCATGTGAAGAGGAAGCTCTTGACATAATTATTCCTAAGTATATTAACAGTCTTATTTATGGTGCATTGACAGAATCCGTAGCAAGTGAAAACGGTGCGAGAATGACTGCTATGGACAATGCTACAAGCAATGCAGAAGAAATGATTAGTGATCTGGCACTGAAGTACAACAGAGCACGTCAGAGCTCGATTACACAGGAATTAACAGAAATTATTGCAGGCGCAAATGCAATATCATAA
- the atpA gene encoding F0F1 ATP synthase subunit alpha: MNLRPEEISSVIKEQIMRYKTELDVSNVGTVIQVADGIARIHGLENAMQGELLEFPGEVYGMVLNLEEDNVGAVLLGTSRNINEGDTVKTTGRVVEVPVGDALTGRVVNSLGQPIDGKGPITTDKYRQIERVASGVISRKSVDTPLQTGIKAIDTMVPIGRGQRELIIGDRQTGKTAIAIDTIINQKGQGVHCIYVAIGQKASTVATIVQTLTEYGAMDYTTVVASTASELAPLQYIAPYSGCAIGEEWMERGEDVLVVYDDLSKHAAAYRTLSLLLKRPPGREAYPGDVFYLHSRLLERAAKLSDELGGGSLTALPIIETQAGDVSAYIPTNVISITDGQIYLETEMFNSGFRPAVNAGLSVSRVGGAAQIKAIKKIAAPIRVDLAQYRELAAFAQFGSELDTDTKEKLAQGERLKEVLKQPQYKPMPVEYQVIIIYAATNKYLLDIAVDRIADFEKELFTFIDTKYPEIPAAIKQEKVLSDDNEQTLIKAIKEFKAQFK; encoded by the coding sequence ATGAATTTAAGACCGGAAGAAATCAGTTCAGTTATTAAAGAACAGATTATGAGGTATAAAACAGAATTAGATGTATCAAATGTCGGAACGGTCATTCAGGTAGCAGATGGTATTGCACGAATACATGGTCTTGAAAATGCCATGCAGGGAGAACTTCTTGAGTTCCCGGGAGAAGTATATGGAATGGTGCTTAACCTCGAAGAGGATAATGTAGGTGCTGTTTTACTTGGAACTTCAAGAAATATCAATGAAGGTGATACGGTTAAGACTACAGGACGAGTTGTCGAAGTACCTGTAGGCGATGCGTTGACAGGACGAGTTGTAAACTCTCTTGGACAGCCTATCGACGGAAAGGGACCTATTACCACAGATAAATACCGTCAGATTGAAAGAGTGGCATCAGGTGTTATCTCAAGAAAGTCAGTTGATACACCTTTACAGACCGGTATCAAGGCAATTGATACAATGGTACCTATCGGAAGAGGTCAGCGAGAACTTATCATAGGTGACAGGCAGACAGGTAAAACTGCTATAGCAATAGACACAATTATTAATCAGAAAGGTCAGGGCGTACATTGTATTTATGTTGCAATCGGACAGAAAGCATCTACAGTAGCAACAATTGTCCAGACACTTACAGAGTACGGTGCAATGGACTATACAACCGTTGTAGCTTCTACTGCAAGTGAACTTGCCCCTCTCCAGTACATTGCTCCTTATTCAGGATGTGCAATCGGCGAAGAGTGGATGGAGCGCGGAGAAGATGTGCTTGTTGTATATGATGACTTGAGTAAGCATGCGGCAGCATATCGTACACTTTCATTACTCCTTAAAAGACCACCTGGACGTGAGGCTTATCCGGGAGATGTATTCTATCTCCATTCAAGACTTCTTGAAAGAGCAGCCAAACTTTCGGATGAACTTGGCGGAGGTTCACTTACTGCATTACCTATAATTGAAACACAGGCAGGCGATGTATCAGCTTACATTCCTACTAACGTTATTTCAATTACAGACGGACAGATATATCTGGAAACAGAAATGTTCAATTCGGGCTTCAGACCTGCCGTTAATGCGGGACTTTCAGTATCAAGAGTAGGTGGTGCGGCACAGATTAAGGCAATTAAGAAAATTGCGGCACCTATCCGTGTGGACCTTGCACAGTACAGAGAGCTTGCAGCATTTGCACAGTTTGGTTCAGAACTTGATACAGATACCAAGGAAAAACTTGCACAGGGCGAAAGACTCAAAGAAGTATTGAAGCAGCCACAGTATAAGCCAATGCCTGTAGAATATCAGGTAATTATAATTTATGCTGCTACAAATAAGTATCTTCTTGATATAGCAGTTGACAGAATTGCTGATTTTGAGAAAGAACTTTTTACATTCATAGATACAAAGTATCCTGAAATTCCTGCAGCAATCAAACAGGAAAAAGTATTATCAGATGATAATGAGCAGACATTAATTAAAGCAATTAAAGAATTTAAGGCGCAGTTTAAATAG
- the atpH gene encoding ATP synthase F1 subunit delta: MAKLVSSTYGESLFEVAVEQNMTDALYDEAVCVLQVFSDNKELSEFLCHPNIEKDEKIKVMINSFEKFVSKEMTGFLVTVVEKDRAYAIKDILNYFLNKVKEYKGIGTAYVTTPVEPDKAAKEKILKRLLETTDYQEFEIHYSVDESLIGGMIIRIGDRVVDSSIKHKLLELSRQLQKIDL; the protein is encoded by the coding sequence ATGGCGAAATTAGTATCTTCAACTTATGGCGAATCACTGTTTGAAGTAGCGGTTGAACAGAATATGACAGATGCTTTGTATGATGAGGCAGTGTGTGTATTACAGGTCTTTTCAGATAATAAAGAACTGTCCGAATTCCTGTGTCACCCTAACATAGAAAAAGACGAAAAAATCAAAGTAATGATAAACAGCTTTGAAAAGTTCGTATCAAAAGAAATGACAGGTTTTCTTGTAACTGTGGTTGAAAAAGACCGTGCTTACGCGATAAAAGATATCCTTAACTATTTCCTTAACAAGGTAAAAGAATATAAAGGTATCGGGACGGCATACGTTACAACACCTGTGGAACCTGATAAGGCGGCCAAAGAAAAGATTCTTAAAAGATTATTGGAAACAACGGACTATCAGGAGTTTGAAATTCATTACAGCGTCGATGAATCACTTATCGGAGGAATGATAATCAGGATTGGTGACAGAGTAGTTGACAGCAGTATAAAACATAAGCTTCTGGAACTTTCCAGACAGCTTCAGAAAATTGATTTATAG
- the atpF gene encoding F0F1 ATP synthase subunit B, which yields MQRIFNLDPQLLQDAIILAVNIFILFLLGSYLLFNPVRNLLKKRQDNVAAEIESARKSKEEADALKAQYDEKLKNADTAADQILADARKKALQKEAEVISEAKEEAGRIIKRADNEIELEKKKAADDMKKEMIAVATMMAGKVVSASIDTDIQESLVDETLNEMGDNTWRN from the coding sequence TTGCAAAGAATATTTAATCTGGACCCACAGCTACTCCAGGATGCAATTATTTTAGCTGTTAATATTTTCATATTGTTCTTGTTAGGTTCATATCTTCTTTTTAATCCTGTAAGAAACCTTCTTAAAAAAAGACAGGATAATGTAGCGGCTGAAATTGAATCAGCCAGAAAGAGTAAAGAAGAGGCAGATGCTTTAAAGGCTCAGTATGATGAGAAATTAAAGAATGCCGATACAGCAGCAGACCAGATTCTTGCCGATGCAAGAAAGAAAGCACTTCAGAAAGAAGCTGAAGTAATTTCGGAAGCAAAAGAAGAGGCAGGAAGAATTATTAAGAGAGCCGATAATGAAATTGAGCTTGAGAAGAAAAAAGCTGCTGACGATATGAAGAAGGAAATGATTGCTGTTGCGACAATGATGGCAGGAAAAGTTGTATCAGCTTCCATTGATACCGATATACAGGAATCACTGGTGGATGAGACACTTAATGAAATGGGTGATAATACATGGCGAAATTAG
- the atpE gene encoding ATP synthase F0 subunit C, with protein MITSEALVLACSAIGAGLAMIAGLGPGIGQGIAAGHAAAAVGRNPGAKSDITSTMLLGQAVAETTGLYGFAVAIILLFANPLIGKL; from the coding sequence ATGATCACAAGTGAAGCTTTAGTATTAGCATGTTCAGCAATAGGTGCAGGTCTTGCAATGATAGCAGGTCTTGGTCCTGGTATCGGACAGGGAATTGCAGCAGGACATGCAGCAGCAGCGGTAGGACGTAATCCGGGAGCAAAATCAGATATTACATCTACAATGCTTTTAGGACAGGCAGTAGCAGAAACAACAGGTCTTTACGGATTTGCGGTTGCTATTATTCTTCTGTTTGCCAACCCACTTATCGGTAAGCTCTAA
- the atpB gene encoding F0F1 ATP synthase subunit A: MLSGMVLAAKDVDFYIKGLVKYKLFGQELWITTTHVGLFIVSVILIILMIVGHRIIVKADPMAKPKGLQNVLELFVSTIDNLVESIMGSNGKRFRNWICAIFMFILFCNISGLFGLRPPTADYGVTFPLGIITFLIIQINGIKAKKIQHFTNLFKPNPVLFPINLIGEVAVPLSLSLRLFGNIMSGTILMGLIYGLLPTVLTIGIPSVIHVYCDIFSGAIQTYVFCMLTMVYVNDKIAD, translated from the coding sequence ATGCTTTCCGGCATGGTACTGGCCGCCAAAGATGTTGATTTCTACATCAAGGGTCTGGTCAAGTACAAGCTGTTTGGGCAGGAATTATGGATAACGACAACCCATGTCGGGTTATTCATTGTATCTGTGATTCTTATCATTCTTATGATTGTAGGACACAGGATAATCGTTAAAGCTGACCCTATGGCAAAGCCAAAGGGACTTCAGAATGTACTGGAACTTTTTGTTTCCACAATCGATAATCTTGTAGAGTCAATCATGGGTAGTAACGGTAAGAGATTCCGCAACTGGATATGTGCAATTTTTATGTTTATTCTTTTTTGCAACATATCGGGACTGTTCGGACTCAGACCACCGACAGCGGATTACGGTGTAACCTTTCCATTAGGAATCATTACATTCCTGATTATTCAGATTAATGGTATCAAAGCTAAAAAAATTCAGCATTTTACCAATCTGTTTAAGCCGAATCCGGTTTTATTCCCTATCAATCTCATAGGCGAGGTGGCAGTACCGCTTTCATTGTCATTGAGGTTATTCGGTAATATCATGTCAGGAACAATCCTTATGGGATTGATTTATGGATTGCTTCCAACTGTACTTACAATTGGAATACCTTCGGTAATTCATGTATATTGTGATATTTTTTCCGGAGCAATCCAGACTTATGTATTTTGTATGTTGACGATGGTTTATGTCAATGACAAAATCGCAGATTAG
- a CDS encoding AtpZ/AtpI family protein — translation MKYKKSVYRNFALISQLGISVIVPIGLCIFIGVLIDKKFNSNFIIPLIFLGIAAGARNAYRIAMASVKEEKKDDNRKDGQE, via the coding sequence GTGAAATATAAGAAGAGTGTGTACAGAAATTTTGCCCTTATTTCGCAGCTTGGGATATCGGTAATTGTTCCTATAGGATTATGTATTTTTATAGGTGTACTTATTGATAAGAAATTTAACAGCAATTTCATTATTCCCTTGATTTTTCTTGGCATTGCGGCAGGCGCAAGAAATGCCTACAGGATAGCAATGGCATCCGTAAAGGAAGAGAAAAAAGACGATAACAGAAAGGATGGGCAGGAATGA
- the rpiB gene encoding ribose 5-phosphate isomerase B — MIALGSDHGGFALKSAIIKHLENRGLEYKDYGCYNTDSCDYPVFGRAAAEAVADGTCDKGIVVCTTGIGISIAANKVKGIRCALCTSTNLAKMTRLHNNANMLALGASVVSEELAMDIVDTFLDTEFSNEERHIRRVEMIEK; from the coding sequence ATGATCGCATTAGGTTCAGATCATGGCGGATTTGCATTAAAGTCTGCAATTATAAAACATCTTGAAAATAGAGGATTGGAATACAAAGACTACGGTTGTTACAACACCGATTCATGTGATTATCCCGTATTCGGGCGTGCAGCGGCAGAAGCGGTTGCAGACGGCACATGTGATAAAGGAATTGTAGTATGTACAACAGGAATCGGTATATCAATAGCTGCCAATAAGGTTAAGGGTATCAGATGTGCACTGTGCACAAGCACCAATCTTGCAAAAATGACACGACTTCACAACAACGCCAATATGCTTGCACTTGGTGCATCGGTAGTAAGCGAAGAACTTGCAATGGATATAGTTGATACGTTCTTAGATACTGAATTCAGCAACGAAGAAAGACACATAAGACGTGTTGAAATGATAGAAAAATAA
- a CDS encoding phosphotyrosine protein phosphatase has translation MLYDKVIFVCRDNICQSPAAVTILNSIKKDEWLEVSSRGLVVLFSEPYSMKIHSLLRNHGIIMDNGVSRPLEEKDFGENTIILTMTRAQKDKILSEYKNACNVYSIMEFAGGNGDIFDPYGGDNAVYEMFYSSIHTWVNQVEIKLHQLNTKEDLK, from the coding sequence ATGTTATATGACAAAGTGATTTTTGTATGCAGGGATAATATCTGTCAGAGCCCGGCAGCCGTAACCATTCTTAATTCAATAAAAAAAGATGAATGGCTTGAAGTTTCCTCCAGAGGGTTAGTGGTTCTTTTTTCAGAGCCTTACAGTATGAAAATACACTCGTTATTAAGAAATCATGGAATAATTATGGATAACGGAGTGTCAAGGCCTCTTGAAGAAAAAGATTTTGGAGAAAACACCATTATATTAACCATGACGAGAGCACAGAAAGACAAAATATTATCCGAATATAAAAATGCCTGTAATGTATATTCCATAATGGAGTTTGCCGGTGGCAACGGAGATATTTTTGACCCATACGGCGGCGATAATGCCGTATACGAAATGTTTTATTCATCGATTCATACCTGGGTTAATCAGGTTGAAATAAAATTACATCAATTAAATACCAAGGAGGATTTAAAATGA